A region of the Bos mutus isolate GX-2022 chromosome 18, NWIPB_WYAK_1.1, whole genome shotgun sequence genome:
AGAAGTGTGAAACTTGTAGAtggaaacacaggagaaaattttcatgaccttgggttaggcaaagatttcttagatatgatgcCAAAAACGTgaatcagaagaagaaaaaaaaaaccccaaaaaacaaaaatatgattcaggaggggaaaaaaccaaaaaaccacaaGTTAGACTTGgtcaaaattgaaaacttttgctcttctctccttttttacaGGAAATCAGCCCTTCAAACCAGAGCTTATATTCCAGCTGGAGAGAGAAGAGCGTTTGATGATGGAGTCCCAGAGAGATGGGTGTTCAGGTGAGAACGATCCGGCAGTCACCCAGCAGCCAGAGAGCCCCTCCCAGAACACGAGTCAGAAGGGGTCAGGCCCTGAGGTGTCTGTACCCTCACTGCTCTAGCTTCTCCGATCCTAGCTCATTCCTTCTGTCCCAGCTGCACTGGCCCACTTGCTACCCATCAGACCTGTCTCAGTGATGCTTCTGCTTCGGGTTACTTGGCTTGCTTTGCTGTGTGCCTTGAATGAGTGAGTCAGTTAATACATGCATGGTCTTCCCTGTCTTCAGTCCTCCCTGAGGCAGCCAACAGGTATAGAGTAAACCATGTGATAGAGAGATACTCCAGAGTGGTGTTTGTCGTCAGATGAACGCCTGTCCTAATTCTGTGTAGGTGTCCTTTAGTATTCATGGATAGGTACTCATTATTCCTTAAAGGATAAGAATAGCCAGGCAGCTAAGAGAAATATCAGCAATGATCAGTGCTAAAGGATAATCTGCCCTCCCATGCAGCAATTTCAGGTGAGACACTCTTGCATTAACTTCCTCAGTTAAATGCCcagttatttatctttttctgttcttcttacTGTCCCATCCTCTAATATGTAACAGTCTCTTGACCTAgctacagttttcttttcttttttattcagtttgtttaaattaaaaaaatcagttcacCTATTTCTCCTGTCCCCAAACTGCTGCCTCTTGCAACCACCCATCCGTTTTCTGGTATCTGTGAGCttgcttggtgtgtgtgtgtgttggggagtgttttagattccacgtataataGAGATCgagcagtatttgtctttaaatACCTCCAAGGTCTACCtgcattgttgcaaatggcaagatttcatatTTATCTGTGGTTGCATTTTCTTTATCCGtttatccatcagtggacactgaGACTGTTCCTTTATCTCGACTGTTGTACATAATTCTGTGGTGTACATGTTGTACAGTGTacatgtgttgttgtttagtcatgtctgattctttgcaaccctatgggctgtatcttttcaagtgagtgttttctttttcttcagataaatacctataagtagaattgctgaatcatataattctatttttaattttttgaggaacctctataacgacttccatagtggctgcaccaacttatattcccaccaacagtgtacaagccttcccttttctctacatccttgccagcgTTTGTCATCTCTTGCCTtagagcctggtgagccacagtccatagggtcgcaaagagtcagacacaactgaagcgagtgagcgcacacacacatctttttgataatagccattccaACAGATGGGAGTTGATAGCTCATTGtaattttggtttgcatttccctggtgattaatgttgttgagcatctttttatgaaCCTGTTGGCcagctgtgtgtcttctttgggaaaatgtctattcaggtcttctgcccactttttttaaattgaatagtttgttttttgctattgaattgtatgagttctctatgtagtttggatattaaccccttatcaaatatatgatttacaaatactttcttccattcagtaagtttgccttttcattttgttgttggtttcctttgctgtgcagaagcttcttagtttgatgtagtcccacttgtttatttttgcttttgttgcttttgatcatatgatttttatccttcattttgctAATACTGGGTGTCACATGTAGTGATCTGAAGacgttgaaccatccttgcattcctaGAATAAGTCCCATGTGATTGTCTTGTACgatcttttaatgtgctgttgaattcagaattttttattgatttttgcatCGTGTTCACTGGGCGGTACTgggctgtagttttctttttttttttcttctttttctttttttattttttttattaacaagcaaaataataattttaaagttggAACTGCAATTCAAACATGCTTCACAGATGTACCCAGGTACATGCTCCCTCATTACTGCACATAACTGTGCATGTGACCAGGAAGAGTCAAAGAGGTGGAAACCACTGGAGAACAGAAAGCATCAAAAGCTTTTCATCAGGCAATTCCAAAGCGCTctgctcttttcctcttctttgcctCTGTATCCTCTGTGGTTCCTGTTCCAGCTGAACTTGTGACAATCCCAAATCTCTTTTTCAGCTTTTCGTCATCCTCTTTCTGGAGATTGAAGAGACATTCAAACCAAACCTTTGAGCTCTTTCTTTTAGCTTATCCAGGTTAACCATAGGCTTGGTGTCAGACGACAGGCCTTTtgatggaactggagaaatcccAAATCTAGCTGCCCGGGCAGCTTTCTTACTCTCCAAACTGACAGGTACATTGAATCGTTCAGCTCTCTTCTGCATCctctcagtctgtggtatttcaGATGTAATTTTTACCACTTTTTTCTCTGCTGCCACATCAACAGTTTTTTCAGGAGGTTCTTCCTCTTTGACAGGCAGTTCTAAGGGCTTTGGTTCTTCTTCCTCTGTTTCATCTCCCAGTACATCTTCTCCATTTGCCTCCTCTTCAGCATGCTCTTCAAGATATGCCTGGAGCCTGTTGATGAGATCTTGTTTTATTCCCTTGGTCTCCAAACCACGAGCAAGACACTcctgctttagttttcttttttaatttacagaaTGAAACTTATGAAGCTCCACCGTCTGGCCATCTTGTTAGTCCCTCCACATttccatagtttttctttttaaagtagaaCTTCTAAGCTGGACATTTATGTGAGTCCAAACATTTTAGTAATGTTTCTTGAGTCCTCAGATTCTGATGTCAAAAGCCGTGGTCACAGCTGTGGAGCTGGAAATGCTCCTGGGTAGGAATGAGAGTCAactgaaaatttcaaaacaaattacTTCACTTCTATGATTTTTCTGTTGTCATCTCAGTTCAGGTTCAAGGTCATACAGGCAATATATTCTTTAGACAAAgtgtcagcaaactttttctctgAAGgtccagatggtaaatattttaggttttgctgACCATATTTGATCTCTGTCAAAGAGACCAAATGCTTTTTCTTACAccagtttaaaaaatgtaaaatctattCTTGTTCCTAGGCTATACAAAAACAGAGCTAGGGCTGTAGTGTGCTAGTCCCCCTGCCTGATGGTATCAGTAGGAATGTAATGTCATATTTTGAAGTACCTTTTTATTTAGTATTTCCATATATTAACATGTTTATACCTTATATTCatgcaaaattttgaaaatatatgttcttatttttaaagtactaatttttttccttcacgGTAATAAAGTACTAATTTTTCTCCTTCATGGTACCTTGGGGAAATCCCTCCCAATCTGAGATtataactctttttttaaaaaaatcattgctacATAATCCAATATGTGGCTATAACATGCAGCATTTAGCCATATGCTGCACGTTGCATGCAGCATactgtgtcttagttgcagcatgtgggatctagttccctcaccagggatacCCGGGTCCCCCAGGGAGTGTGGAGTCGcagccactggtccaccagggaactCCATTTCACCTTTAGGTGACAGAATGTTAGTATAATAACTGAAAGCCTTGCTTTTGAGAAACCAAAGACATCGCTAAGCATTCTTGTTTTTAAGTACTGAGATGCGTACTCGTGGACGTGCCGTAGGCCCTGCAGCCAACACATTGCCCCAGAGCCTGCTGCCACGCAGTCGTCAGTGTcgccctttatttttttccttgttttaaaagTTGGCGATAGGGTGGGGCCAAGAGTTAAGATTTTGTGTGAGAAAAACTACACCATTTCAAAGgttattttcagaattaaaaagacACAGTCCACAAGATTCTTGTGACCTTTGCTTTTCTCACTGGCAAGTGGTAACTGAGTGTAACCCTGCCTCTCATACAGCCTTTCAGCTGTGCAGTAAAATTGCCATCACCAGCTTCTTTCCCATAAAAAGTAACTTACACATGCATGCCCTGTCAGTTCTGTGACTGAGAATGACTCAAGCTGTGATCTATTCATTAAATGCTTACTGAGCAGCTGCTGTTCACTAGGAGTGTTAGCGGCAGTAAGGGTGAGACAGTGCACACAGCAAAGTGCTCTTCCTTGTGTAATACACTCCGTGTTTAGAGACAGGAGAACACCAGTAGCTAAGGAAGAATTATTGCATTTGAAGATAATATTCacattatgagaaaaaaattcccttttaCTGCCTTTTTCCCCTCACCttggatactgaaagaggatTAATATTTTGCCAAGTATTAGGAGAGTGTGTGTTATTGCTTCAGCCCTGTTGGGCCACTTGTTCTCCGGGAATAAATGTACTTCTCACTAGGATGTGAATGATATGCTGCCTGCTGATAACCTGAGCTTTAGTAACTAACAGACAAGCCATTTCCACCCAAACATGCCCATCTTCAACTCTACCAGTGCCTCAGATTCCTTAAACATCAAAGTACTTTATCAGCAAAATGACAGTCATTGTTCATTGAGTTTTGCTTGTTAAGTTGCCTCAAAGGACCATGAAACTTGCCTGTGCAATTCtcttttgaattaaatttatttatttttaattgaaggatacttgctttacagtattgtgttggtttctgccaaatataaacataatcagccataggtatacctatgtcccttccctcttgaccctccctcccatctcccttctcatcccacccctctaggttgctacagagccctggtttgagtttcttgagtcatagagcaaattcccatctTGCCTTTGCAATTCTGCCACAGTGTTTCACATTTCACCTGCCCCATGGCCCTTGCTAATtgcaaaatatcttttaaaaggaGTTTAAACTGGTTATGGCTTACAGTGACATAGGAGAACGCATTATTCTCATGAAAATGAACTCATTAGAGATAGGCCATACAAGACATCAAGAATCGATTAAAGGTCTCTGTTTACCTTCATCTACATAGCATTTAACACACGATTTTGTGTGTGGCAAAATACatttgtccacctgaaactatatTCTTTCCAGTTTGAGACTACCCGCTTCTGTTTTTTCCTTGGAATCTCCAGGCAGCCCATGACAATGTGTGCATGGTTTAACTAGGCCTTTTGAACAGAGCCACCATCTTTGATGTCCAGGTTGCATTGCATAGCCCTGATTTTGAGGCATATGCATAGCCCGAATTCTGTGAATCCTACTTCTATTCCTGGTGTAGCCAAAGGTAAATGATATTCTAAGTATTGTCAGAGGTAGTAACAAACTTTCCTCCAGTTTATTGAAGTTTCATGTCATGATCTAAGTGCAGAATCTTGAAATCTCTGAATAAAAGCATTCATTGCGCACATGTCTAAAATCTCTTTATTCTTATAGGAACCAAGAGTCCACATAATATGGAAAGTATTCAAGAAGTGGGATTAAGCTGCTTTTCCCCCAAAGAGCTTTCCACCTGGCAGTCCTGGCAACGAGGTGCAGGCAGGTTAACTGGGTGTCAAGATTCCATGAGAAACTTCCAAGAGAATATTTCTCAGTTGCAAAAACAAGGTGATTCCCCCTGCCAGGTTTGGGCAGGAATACCAATTCAGATTTCTGAAGATGAGAACTGTGTCTTGACTCACATAGGAGACGGTTCCAATGACATAAAAAATCAAGAATTTCCCTCTTGGCGAGCCCACCATTCTTGGAGGAAAATGTACCTTACAGAGTCACGTAATTATCAGTGTCGATGTCAGCAAGTTTCCAAGGAAAATGATTTCTGTAAATATGACAGCATCAGTTGGATCTCACATCATGGTGATAATCTGGGTGTACACAGAACAGGAAAAAACTCCAGCTGCCATGACTGTGGAGAAGATGTCATGAAGGTTTCATTGCTTAATCATATTCAAACAGGGCAAAAGCCCTATCCTGGTAATGAGTTCAGAAAAGCCTTCAGCGATGACTCCAGCTCTGAAGTTCATCAGCAATTAGATTTAGAAGGAAAGCCCTGTACATACAGTCCATGTGAAAAGGACTGTAGTTACAGGTCAGTTCTTCATATTCATCAGAGTGTTTGTAGAGGAGatcattgtatttttgagaattcaCATCTGCAATCGCATCAGAAAGGACACGCAAAAGAGAAGCCATTTAAATGTGAATACAGTGAGAGCATCAATCAATGCTCCTCTCATAACACATATCAACTTATACCCAGAGGAGAGACGTCTGATAGATGCAGCGTGTATGAGAAAGGCTTCAGTCATAGCTTAGACCTTAGTAGTATTGTTAGGGTCTACATCGAGGAGGAATCCCATGAATCTGAGGAGAATGGGAATGCCTTTAATGAGAATTCTTGTCTTCAAGCCCATCAGAAAATCCACACTGAAGAGAAACGATACACAGACATGGAGTGTGAGAAAGGTTTCATTTGTAACTCAGATCTGAACATTCAGCACAGAGTTCACATGGAAGAGGTTCCCTATAATTCTGAGGCATGTGCTAATGGCTTCAGTCTGGCCTCACATTTTCAAAACCTTCAGATAGTCCACACTAGGGAACAACCCTATAAACGTTACACATGTGGTAACAGCTTCAGCCAAAGTTCGTATCTTCAAGCCCATCAGAAAATTCACATCGGAGAGAAACCTTACAAGGTGTGTGGGAATGGCTTCAACTGGAATTCAAAACTTAAAGATCATCAGAGAGTCCACACTGGCGAGAAGCCGTACAAATGCAGTGCATGTGGTAAAGGCTTCAGTCATAGATCTGTTCTTAATGTTCATCAGAGAGTCCACACAGGAGAGAAGCCTTATAAGTGTGAGGAGTGTGATAAGGGTTTCAGTCGGAGTTCATACCTTCAAGCCCATCAGAGAGTCCACACAGGAGAAAAACCATACAaatgtgaggcatgtgggaaggGCTTCAGTCGTAATTCATACCTTCAAGGGCATCAGAGAGTCCACACTGGTGAGAAACCATACAAGTGTGAGGAGTGTGGGAAGGGCTTCAGTCGGAGTTCACACCTTCAAGGCCACCAAAGGGTTCACACGGGAGAAAAACCATTCAAGTGTGAGGAGTGTGGGAAGGGCTTCAGTTGGAGCTTTAATCTTCAAATTCATCAGAGGgttcacacaggagagaaaccctataaATGTGGAGAATGTGAGAAGGGCTTCAGCAAGGCCTCAACTCTTTTGGCCCATCAGAGAgtccacacaggagagaaaccctacCAGTGTGATGAGTGTGGTAAGAGCTTCAGTCAGAGGTCTTACCTTCAGAGCCATCAGAGTGTCCACACTGGAGAGAGACCATACATCTGTGAGGTTTGTGGGAAGGGTTTCAGTCAGAGAGCATATCTTCAAGGCCACCAGAGAGTCCACACCAGAGTGAAGCCGTATAAATGTGAGATGTGTGGGAAGGGCTTTAGTCAGAGCTCACGCCTTGAAGCACATCAGAGGGTCCACACCGGAGGGAAACCCTACAAATGTGCAGTGTGCACGAAGGGTTTCAGTGAGAGTTCCCGCCTCCAAGCCCATCAGAGGGTCCACACAGAAGGGAGGCCCTATAAATGTGAACAGTGCGGCAAGGGCTTCAGTGGGTTTTCAAGTCTTCAAGCCCATCACAGAGTCCACACTGGGGAAAAACCATACAAATGTGAAGTGTGTGGAAAGGGCTTCAGTCAGAGATCA
Encoded here:
- the ZNF112 gene encoding zinc finger protein 112 isoform X4, yielding MMESQRDGCSGTKSPHNMESIQEVGLSCFSPKELSTWQSWQRGAGRLTGCQDSMRNFQENISQLQKQGDSPCQVWAGIPIQISEDENCVLTHIGDGSNDIKNQEFPSWRAHHSWRKMYLTESRNYQCRCQQVSKENDFCKYDSISWISHHGDNLGVHRTGKNSSCHDCGEDVMKVSLLNHIQTGQKPYPGNEFRKAFSDDSSSEVHQQLDLEGKPCTYSPCEKDCSYRSVLHIHQSVCRGDHCIFENSHLQSHQKGHAKEKPFKCEYSESINQCSSHNTYQLIPRGETSDRCSVYEKGFSHSLDLSSIVRVYIEEESHESEENGNAFNENSCLQAHQKIHTEEKRYTDMECEKGFICNSDLNIQHRVHMEEVPYNSEACANGFSLASHFQNLQIVHTREQPYKRYTCGNSFSQSSYLQAHQKIHIGEKPYKVCGNGFNWNSKLKDHQRVHTGEKPYKCSACGKGFSHRSVLNVHQRVHTGEKPYKCEECDKGFSRSSYLQAHQRVHTGEKPYKCEACGKGFSRNSYLQGHQRVHTGEKPYKCEECGKGFSRSSHLQGHQRVHTGEKPFKCEECGKGFSWSFNLQIHQRVHTGEKPYKCGECEKGFSKASTLLAHQRVHTGEKPYQCDECGKSFSQRSYLQSHQSVHTGERPYICEVCGKGFSQRAYLQGHQRVHTRVKPYKCEMCGKGFSQSSRLEAHQRVHTGGKPYKCAVCTKGFSESSRLQAHQRVHTEGRPYKCEQCGKGFSGFSSLQAHHRVHTGEKPYKCEVCGKGFSQRSNLQAHQRVHTGEKPYKCDACGKGFRWSSGLLIHQRVHSGDKFYTSEEYSKGYPSSENPYRSEVL
- the LOC102279345 gene encoding LOW QUALITY PROTEIN: SAP domain-containing ribonucleoprotein (The sequence of the model RefSeq protein was modified relative to this genomic sequence to represent the inferred CDS: inserted 1 base in 1 codon), which gives rise to MCWLQGLRHVHEKLKQECLARGLETKGIKQDLINRLQAYLEEHAEEEANGEDVLGDETEEEEPKPLELPVKEEEPPEKTVDVAAEKKVVKITSEIPQTERMQKRAERFNVPVSLESKKAARAARFGISPVPSKGLSSDTKPMVNLDKLKERAQRFGLNVSSISRXEDDEKLKKRFGIVTSSAGTGTTEDTEAKKRKRAERFGIA
- the ZNF112 gene encoding zinc finger protein 112 isoform X3 encodes the protein MLLSGILGSVVREVSVGRVTSGSGTRGRGLRSSRKGLCLSPGKGQEDDEVPGNQPFKPELIFQLEREERLMMESQRDGCSGTKSPHNMESIQEVGLSCFSPKELSTWQSWQRGAGRLTGCQDSMRNFQENISQLQKQGDSPCQVWAGIPIQISEDENCVLTHIGDGSNDIKNQEFPSWRAHHSWRKMYLTESRNYQCRCQQVSKENDFCKYDSISWISHHGDNLGVHRTGKNSSCHDCGEDVMKVSLLNHIQTGQKPYPGNEFRKAFSDDSSSEVHQQLDLEGKPCTYSPCEKDCSYRSVLHIHQSVCRGDHCIFENSHLQSHQKGHAKEKPFKCEYSESINQCSSHNTYQLIPRGETSDRCSVYEKGFSHSLDLSSIVRVYIEEESHESEENGNAFNENSCLQAHQKIHTEEKRYTDMECEKGFICNSDLNIQHRVHMEEVPYNSEACANGFSLASHFQNLQIVHTREQPYKRYTCGNSFSQSSYLQAHQKIHIGEKPYKVCGNGFNWNSKLKDHQRVHTGEKPYKCSACGKGFSHRSVLNVHQRVHTGEKPYKCEECDKGFSRSSYLQAHQRVHTGEKPYKCEACGKGFSRNSYLQGHQRVHTGEKPYKCEECGKGFSRSSHLQGHQRVHTGEKPFKCEECGKGFSWSFNLQIHQRVHTGEKPYKCGECEKGFSKASTLLAHQRVHTGEKPYQCDECGKSFSQRSYLQSHQSVHTGERPYICEVCGKGFSQRAYLQGHQRVHTRVKPYKCEMCGKGFSQSSRLEAHQRVHTGGKPYKCAVCTKGFSESSRLQAHQRVHTEGRPYKCEQCGKGFSGFSSLQAHHRVHTGEKPYKCEVCGKGFSQRSNLQAHQRVHTGEKPYKCDACGKGFRWSSGLLIHQRVHSGDKFYTSEEYSKGYPSSENPYRSEVL
- the ZNF112 gene encoding zinc finger protein 112 isoform X2 — its product is MIKLQETLTFKDVAMVFSKEELALLDSAQINLYQDVMLENFRNLVSVGLCLSPGKGQEDDEVPGNQPFKPELIFQLEREERLMMESQRDGCSGTKSPHNMESIQEVGLSCFSPKELSTWQSWQRGAGRLTGCQDSMRNFQENISQLQKQGDSPCQVWAGIPIQISEDENCVLTHIGDGSNDIKNQEFPSWRAHHSWRKMYLTESRNYQCRCQQVSKENDFCKYDSISWISHHGDNLGVHRTGKNSSCHDCGEDVMKVSLLNHIQTGQKPYPGNEFRKAFSDDSSSEVHQQLDLEGKPCTYSPCEKDCSYRSVLHIHQSVCRGDHCIFENSHLQSHQKGHAKEKPFKCEYSESINQCSSHNTYQLIPRGETSDRCSVYEKGFSHSLDLSSIVRVYIEEESHESEENGNAFNENSCLQAHQKIHTEEKRYTDMECEKGFICNSDLNIQHRVHMEEVPYNSEACANGFSLASHFQNLQIVHTREQPYKRYTCGNSFSQSSYLQAHQKIHIGEKPYKVCGNGFNWNSKLKDHQRVHTGEKPYKCSACGKGFSHRSVLNVHQRVHTGEKPYKCEECDKGFSRSSYLQAHQRVHTGEKPYKCEACGKGFSRNSYLQGHQRVHTGEKPYKCEECGKGFSRSSHLQGHQRVHTGEKPFKCEECGKGFSWSFNLQIHQRVHTGEKPYKCGECEKGFSKASTLLAHQRVHTGEKPYQCDECGKSFSQRSYLQSHQSVHTGERPYICEVCGKGFSQRAYLQGHQRVHTRVKPYKCEMCGKGFSQSSRLEAHQRVHTGGKPYKCAVCTKGFSESSRLQAHQRVHTEGRPYKCEQCGKGFSGFSSLQAHHRVHTGEKPYKCEVCGKGFSQRSNLQAHQRVHTGEKPYKCDACGKGFRWSSGLLIHQRVHSGDKFYTSEEYSKGYPSSENPYRSEVL
- the ZNF112 gene encoding zinc finger protein 112 isoform X1, which translates into the protein MMKFQEPVSFKDVAVVFTEEELGLLDSAQRRLYQEVMLENFQNLLSVGNQPFKPELIFQLEREERLMMESQRDGCSGTKSPHNMESIQEVGLSCFSPKELSTWQSWQRGAGRLTGCQDSMRNFQENISQLQKQGDSPCQVWAGIPIQISEDENCVLTHIGDGSNDIKNQEFPSWRAHHSWRKMYLTESRNYQCRCQQVSKENDFCKYDSISWISHHGDNLGVHRTGKNSSCHDCGEDVMKVSLLNHIQTGQKPYPGNEFRKAFSDDSSSEVHQQLDLEGKPCTYSPCEKDCSYRSVLHIHQSVCRGDHCIFENSHLQSHQKGHAKEKPFKCEYSESINQCSSHNTYQLIPRGETSDRCSVYEKGFSHSLDLSSIVRVYIEEESHESEENGNAFNENSCLQAHQKIHTEEKRYTDMECEKGFICNSDLNIQHRVHMEEVPYNSEACANGFSLASHFQNLQIVHTREQPYKRYTCGNSFSQSSYLQAHQKIHIGEKPYKVCGNGFNWNSKLKDHQRVHTGEKPYKCSACGKGFSHRSVLNVHQRVHTGEKPYKCEECDKGFSRSSYLQAHQRVHTGEKPYKCEACGKGFSRNSYLQGHQRVHTGEKPYKCEECGKGFSRSSHLQGHQRVHTGEKPFKCEECGKGFSWSFNLQIHQRVHTGEKPYKCGECEKGFSKASTLLAHQRVHTGEKPYQCDECGKSFSQRSYLQSHQSVHTGERPYICEVCGKGFSQRAYLQGHQRVHTRVKPYKCEMCGKGFSQSSRLEAHQRVHTGGKPYKCAVCTKGFSESSRLQAHQRVHTEGRPYKCEQCGKGFSGFSSLQAHHRVHTGEKPYKCEVCGKGFSQRSNLQAHQRVHTGEKPYKCDACGKGFRWSSGLLIHQRVHSGDKFYTSEEYSKGYPSSENPYRSEVL